A stretch of the Elephas maximus indicus isolate mEleMax1 chromosome 3, mEleMax1 primary haplotype, whole genome shotgun sequence genome encodes the following:
- the CTSK gene encoding cathepsin K, with protein sequence MWGLKVLLLPVVSFALYPEEILDTQWELWKKTYGKQYNSKVDEISRRLIWEKNLKYISIHNLEASLGAHTYELAMNHLGDMTSEEVVQKMTGLKVPPSDSRNNDTLYIPDWEGRAPDSIDYRKKGYVTPVKNQGQCGSCWAFSSVGALEGQLKKKTGKLLNLSPQNLVDCVSENDGCGGGYMTNAFQYVQKNRGIDSEDAYPYVGQDESCMYNPTGKAAKCRGYREIPVGNEKALKRAVARVGPVSVAIDASLTSFQFYSKGVYYDESCNSDNLNHAVLAVGYGIQKGNKHWIIKNSWGENWGNKGYILMARNKNNACGIANLASFPKM encoded by the exons ATGTGGGGGCTCAAGGTTCTACTGCTGCCCGTGGTGAGCTTTGCTCTGTATCCTGAGGAGATACTGGACACCCAGTGGGAGCTATGGAAAAAGACCTACGGGAAGCAGTATAATAGCAAG GTGGATGAAATCTCTCGGCGTTTAATTTGGGAAAAAAACTTGAAGTATATTTCCATCCACAACCTTGAGGCCTCTCTCGGTGCTCACACATATGAACTGGCCATGAACCACTTGGGGGACATG ACCAGTGAAGAGGTGGTTCAGAAGATGACAGGACTGAAAGTACCCCCCTCTGATTCCCGCAATAATGACACCCTCTATATCCCAGACTGGGAGGGCAGAGCCCCAGACTCCATTGATTATCGAAAAAAGGGATATGTTACTCCTGTCAAAAACCAG GGTCAGTGTGGTTCCTGTTGGGCTTTTAGCTCTGTGGGTGCCCTGGAAGGTCAACTCAAGAAGAAAACTGGAAAACTCTTAAATCTGAGTCCCCAGAACCTGGTGGATTGTGTGTCTGAGAATGATGGCTGCGGAGGGGGCTATATGACCAATGCCTTTCAGTATGTGCAGAAGAACCGGGGCATTGACTCTGAAGATGCCTACCCATATGTGGGACAG GATGAAAGTTGTATGTACAATCCAACAGGCAAGGCAGCTAAATGCAGAGGGTATAGAGAGATCCCTGTGGGGAATGAGAAAGCCCTGAAGAGGGCTGTGGCCCGAGTAGGACCCGTCTCTGTGGCCATTGATGCAAGCCTGACCTCCTTCCAGTTTTACAGCAAAG GTGTATATTACGATGAAAGCTGCAATAGCGATAATCTGAACCACGCAGTTTTGGCAGTGGGATATGGGATCCAGAAGGGAAACAAGCACTGGATAATTAAAAACAG CTGGGGAGAAAACTGGGGAAACAAAGGCTATATCCTCATGGCCCGGAATAAGAACAACGCCTGTGGCATTGCCAACCTGGCCAGCTTCCCCAAGATGTGA